Below is a window of 'Nostoc azollae' 0708 DNA.
TAGCACGATTACCACGATAAGTACCGTTGGCATAGCCAGCAATACAACCGTAACGTTCTACCAAAGATCGCAAAGCTTGAAATGCCCAATCTGTGGATTGCACGTCTGATAACTCAGATACTGATGTTACTTGTGATATCAACTCCTGTTGATTAATTTTTCCAAGTTTTGGCGTTAGATTAGTAATTCCAATTGGTTCACTAGTTTCCGTTGTCGTTGTTACTTCCCCGGCTGATGGACCCGTCCCCATAGAAAGCATCGCACCGCAAATTGCCGGACTTGCTAATAGATATGCCCAGAATTTTTGCATAGTTTCCTCACACCTGTTTACAATTCACACCTGTCCCACATATATAGCAGGGTAAAGCTACTAATAAATATTCTTAAAATAATAACATTATTAATTAAGCGATTTTTTTTACCATTTTTTTACCAGTAGGTCAAGAAATCGTGATGAATTGATAAATCTATAAAATAACATCAAAAAAGTATTATGGACTGCAAAAATTTTGTCGTCATTACAGACACAGTAAAATTTTGACAAAATTGCATGATATTGTTGCTAATATTTGGTGATAATGATTATTATTATAAGTGTAAGATTGGCTTCTTGTTCTTGCCAACAGAAATCTTGATACACAGAAAAGCAGGATTATTTATTAAGGAGGGAAAAATCAATGCTTGGAAATTATATAAAACTCACAATCAGGAGCAGAAGAAGCAATATCCTGGGTTTAATGACGCTGCTATTATTGTCAGTGGGTATTTTAAGTTGTAAAGAATCTAACAATAAAACAGAGAATAATACGCAGGAGAGACCAAAAGTAGTGATAACATTTTTACCCGTGTATTTGTTTACAAAAGCCGTAACTGGAGATGTAGCAGATGTGGAGATTTTAGTGCCACCAGGTACGGATATACATGATTATCAGGCGACACCAGATAATGTAAAAGCGATCGCAACAGCTAATGTTTTGGTAAAAAATGGCTTAGGTTTAGAGGCATTTCTCACAGAAACAGTTAAGAATGCCAAAAATACTAAATTAGTAGAAATTGATGCCAGTACAAGTATTAAAGTGATAAATGATATTTCTCCCGTGGAGGAAACAAACGAGAAAGACCACAAATATGAACACACTGCGGGAAATCCTCATGTTTGGTTAGATCCAGTTTTTGCTAAACAGCAAGTCATCAATATTCGGGATGGTTTAATAACTGCTGATCCAGGAAATAAAACAACTTATGAAGCTAATGCAGCGGCTTATATTCAGGAATTAGACAACTTAAATAATGAATTTCGGCGGACTTTACAAAAGACCCCTAATTGTACATTTATTACTTTTCATGATGCCTTTCCCTACATGGCCAAACGCTATAATCTCAAACAAATGGCAGTTGTAGAAATTCCTGAAGACCAACTTTCACCAGCGGATGTGCAGAATGCTATTAATGCAGTTAAAAAGTACAAAGTTAAAGCCTTATTTAGTGAACCAGGAATAGATAACAAATTACTGACCAGCCTTTCACAAGATTTGCAGTTAACTGTATATCCTCTAAATTCTCTAGAAAATGGTGAAACAAACCCCCAGTATTATTTTCAGGCAATGAAGGATAATTTAAAGAATTTAGCAACAGGATGTAAGTAATTCGTAATAGTGCCTCTGGCAGGCTACGCAAACGTAATTTTTAATTTAGACCGCTAATTAGTTTCTGATTTATCCGTAACATCCATCGAAAATCCAAAATCGAATGACTGACGACCAGCAAGCAATCACATTGCCAATATTAAAAGTAGAGGGATTAACTGTCTATCAAGGAAACTTCCTCGCTGTACGGGATGTTTCCTTTGAATTATTTCCTGAAACAGATACAGCGATAGTAGGACCAAATGGGGCTGGTAAAAGTACCTTAGTTAAGGCTATATTAGATTTGATTCCCCGACGTTCTGGGACAATAGAAATTTTTGGTCGTCCCATTGCCAGGTTAGGAAGTTTACGACATTTTTTGGGCTATATGCCACAAAATTTTATTTTTGATCGTAGTTTTCCTATTTCTGTGACTGAGTTAGTAGGACTAGGAATAGGTGAGAGGGAACAGGTAATAGGTGACAAAAAAAATTTATTATTCCCCAATTTTTGGCAAAAACATACAGAAAAAACAGCAGCTATAGCAGCAGCTTTACACAGAACAAATATATATCGTTTAAGAAATCAGACTATTGGGACTCTTAGCGGTGGTCAACTCAAGCGGGTGTTATTGGCTTATTGTTTGGTAACACCACGAAAATTATTGGTATTGGATGAAGCTTTTGCTGGGGTAGATATGCAAGGTGCAGCTGATTTTTATGCTTTACTAAATGAGTTAAAACGAGAAGAGGGTTGGACTGTTTTACAGGTTTCCCATGATATTGATATGGTAAATCGTCATTGCGATCGCGTCCTCTGTCTTAATCAAACTGTAGTATGTACTGGTAAGCCAGAAATTGCCCTTTCACCGCAAAATCTTTTAGCAACTTATGGACCCGGTTTTACTCGTTATCAACACAAGCATTAAAAACTGAAAATAGTTCCTCCGGCAGGCTACCGCCAACAAAATTTAAAATTTGATAACTGCTACCTTTTGTGTTTTCAAGATTGACCTTTTTTGAATTTTCAGTTCCCCGAAGGGGTTGAATTTTGTCTTCTGACTGTCAATCTTTTTCATCTAGGTGTTCAGCTACAGATTGATAAAGATGGAAAATATGACTATCGTGGAGGCGATAGAAAACATTACGCCCTTGTTTACGGTAACTGACCAAACGCATGGCGCGTAAGTTTCGCAGTTGATGAGAAACAGCGGATTCACTCATTTCTAGTAAGGCTGCTAAATCACTGACACAAAATTATTTGTTTGCTAATATGGAAAGAACTCTCAGGCGGTTAGCATCTCCTAAAAAGCTAAAAAATTCTGCCATGCGTTGGGGTTTTTCTGTGCTGATTAGTTTATTGGGAATGGCTTCAAGAATATTGCTATTTAAAGTAATTGGTGGATTAGATTGAATCATGATTTGTTCTTAACTTGATTTTAAAGAATAAGAGTTTTTCAGGTGTAAATATATGCTTTAAAATTGAATATTTAGTCATGAAATAAAAGATAATCTATTTACAGGATAGATAAAAATTACTGTAAAACAGAGATATGAATTTATTGGTTGATATTCAAAGCAACTTGTTAGCTATTACAAATAGTCATGGTTTAGTGGAATTGCTAGGGTTTCCTTTCATGCAACGTGCCATTATTGGTGCTGTATTAATGGGAATACTGGGTGGTTTATTAGGCTGTTTTGTTACCTTGCGCCAGTTGTCATTTTTTAGTCACGCTGTAGGCCATGCGGCGTTAGTAGGTGTGGCTTTAGGTGTGTTATTAAACATAAATCCTACATGGATGTTGTTGCCATTTACCTTAATTTTCGGTGTAATTGTCCTCTACCTAATTGACAAAACGGATTTAGCTAGTGATAGTATTCTTAGTATAGTTCTATCAGGGGCGTTAGGGATCGGAGTCATCCTCACCAGTATGATTAAAGGATATCGCGGAAACTTGATGGCTGTACTATTTGGCGATATTTTAGCTATTGATGCTATAGATTTAATTTTGACGCTGCTGGTACTTGTGGGTAGCGGTATTTTTTTATTATCAACATTGCGATCGCAAATTTTGTTAACCCTTAACGCAGATGTTGCCCAGGTACAAGGCGTTCCTGTTAAATTATATCGTTATGGGTTTGTGATTTTGCTATCTTTAGCCGTAGCCGTAGCAATTAAAGCCGTCGGGGTTTTACTCGTAAACGCCTTTTTAGTAATTCCCGCAGCCACCGCTAAAATGGTGACTGATCAATTTAGCTGGTTTTTGCTTATGTCAGTCCTTGTTGGTTCCAGCAGTAGCATCGCTGGAATTATGGTTTCTGGAGTGTTTAACCTAGCTTCTGGCCCTAGTATTGTTTTGGTGCAGTTCCTGGTGTTCGTCGTCGTTTTCACCTGGGTTAAGTTAGGGATAAAAGCAGCTTAAAAGTTCTTTTGGCAACCTACTTGACATATCCTTTTTCTTTTGCTAAATTTATTAATGGTGGCGAACATAAAAGAAGCCCGCGCCGGGATAGCTCAGTTGGTAGAGCAGAGGACTGAAAATCCTCGTGTCAGCAGTTCAAATCTGCTTCCTGGCATAGGTTTTAGAAAATTCAATAAATACTTTCCCTAGATTTTGACTATTTAGTTTAAAAACATAGGGTGTTCTTTTGCAGTTGCAGGAGTGCGATCGCATTTTTATTAAACTTAATAAAGAATAAAAATATACTAACAGTATAGTACTAATTATAGTTCTTTAGATTTTTGGGCTTGACTTTGACTAAAATATTGCTATCTTTGGTAAACTTCTACAGGACTTACGCAACTGGCATATTATTAGGGTGCATCATACCTATAAGTTGGTTAGTATCAACAGATTTTCAAAACATTTGACGCACCTTACAAGAGACTTGAGTGTGACACTTGTGTAAGTCCTATTCTAATCTAAATTGTTCAGATAAGTAGGTAAAAACAAAGAAACATAAATATGTAACAAAATGTAAATTACTTGAAACCCTTGGGATTGCTTGATCTCCCTTTGCTGCATTCGCCTTGACATAGTTATAAATTTTTCCGCCCACCTACTTATCACAAATTATGAATTTGACTAGCATTGATAATGTGCTCAACTTTGATGTTTAATTCAGGAAAAGTAGGAGAAATAATTTTATCGTTTCTTGTAAATGCTCTTACTTGATATTTACCATCAACCAATTCATAAACAAATACGGTCGGTAATTTTAGGGTTGCCTAAATAACTCCTAGAAGCAATAGCTAAATAATCCAGAATCCAATATTCTTTAATTCCTAAATTTTCATATTCTTCTAATTTATCAACATAATCATCTTCCCAATTTCATCTTCCCAATTTGTGGATGTTACTTCTACAGCTAATTGAATCGGTTCAATCACAGCACCGTAAGTTGTTACATTAGAATTCCATAAAGAAAGATGGACTTACCACACTCGCATCTGGGTTTCTTCCTCTTTGTTCTCCTTTGCTGGTAAAGGTTCTGATGACTATATCTTTATCAAGAATATAGTCAAGACCTAAAGGATCACTTTCTCCATCAAAAGTCTTAACCCTTGAAAAGTGGACTTTGAAGAATTTAGCCCCCCTTTTTCAACAGTTGGGGGGATCTAAGATATATCCCTATTTCTCTTTTTTATAACTATCAACAGCAGCACGCAAATTACCCTGATGTACGGATAAAAGTTGTTCACCAGCGGTTTTATCTAAATCAGTCCAGTGCATTAACAAAGCCAGTTTCACCCATTTACCACTGCGTTCAAGTAAAAAACTGGCTGCTTCTCGACTTAAACCGGTCAAGTCTTGTAAAATTCTTAAAGCGCGATCGCGCAACTTTTGATTTGTTACCGCAACATCAACCATCCGATTACCGTAAACTTTACCCAACCTCACCATCACGCTGGTAGAAAGGATATTTAAAGCCAGTTTAGTCGCAGTACCAGCTTTCAAACGAGTCGAACCGGCTAAGATTTCCGGACCAGTTAACAAGCGAATATCAATATCAGCATCAAAATCTACTTGTTCAGCAGGAACACAGGCTATAAAAACAGTTAAAGCACCGCGTTGACGGGCAGCGTTTAAGGCACCGTGAACATAGGGAGTAGTTCCTCCAGCGGTGATACCGACGACTACATCAAGTTGAGTTATGTGACGTTGGGCGATCGCACTTTCTCCATCTTCAGCTAGGTCTTCTAACCCCTCAGAACTGCGTAACAGCGCCCCAGCACCACCAGCAATAATCCCCTGTACCAACTCTGGAGGTGTGCAGAACGTTGGAGGACACTCAGCCGCATCCAACACCCCTAATCTGCCACTAGTTCCCGCACCAATGTAAAATAAACGTCCACCTTGATGCAAACGCTCCGCTGTGCGTTCAATAGCTCCTGCTAACTGAATTTTAGCGCCAGCAACAGCAGCTACAGCTTTTTCATCTTCATGATTAAATAATTCCACCAACTCCAGCGCATTAAGTTGGTCTAAATTTAAACTATTGGGATTTACCTGTTCCGTCAAAAGATGCCCGCGTTCCTGCAAATTTGTCATTTTTCTCTTAGTTATCAATTGTTATTTTCACCTGTTCCCTATTCCCTTTTCCTAATGACTAATAACTAATAACTAACTACAATAAACCTTCTAGTTTGCGACGGATACTGTCTAGTTCAGAATTAGGAATTTCCTGTACAGTCTCACTTGCTGGACTAGGACGGAAGGAATCATCATTATCCTCGGTTTCAGAATCTGGTTTCCAATCAGTCTCTTCCACATTCAATTCCGGGGGCATGATTAAATCACCGTTTTCTGGAACAACTTCCCAATCAAACCCCGCACTTTTACAAAATTCCTTGATTTCCTCAGCATCCATGCCCTCAAGTGTAGGTGTGGGAAAATCCTGAGCTTCTAACATTAAAGCAAAGCGTGTGGCATCATCTTCCGACTCAAACATCATGATTTTATTGCGATTACCCACTCGAATCGAGTGAATCCCTTCATTATCAGTGCCAACATTGAAAATTAGTACAAAAACACGCATCATCCAACCTTTGAGGTCTATATATACTATTTTTATTTAATCAGGGAAAAGGAAACAGGCAACAGGGGAGAATAACCAATGACAACTGGTAACTGGTAACTGGTCACTGAGAACAGTATCCTAGAAGTGGCACAGTTTGATATTGTGCTATCAGTTATACAGTTTGCCAAATAAATCGGGCAGTTAAAAACTGAAAATCAATGTCTAACTCTTCCAGTCAAGATTATTATACCCCAACTAAAAGCTCTAAACGCCTATGGTTGATGATATTGAGTCGTGGTGGCATTGCTCTAGGAGCATTCCTGCTACTCTTAATTATCGGTGGTGTTTGGCGGTTACGGGATTTTATCCAAAAAGAGTTAGCACCATTGGCAGAAAAAAATCTGACTAATACTCTCAACCGTCCCATCCAACTTGGACAGGTAAAAGAATTTTCTCTGACAGGGGTAAGGTTTGCCGCTTCTGCAATACCAGCAACACCTACGGATACAGATCAGGCGACGATAGAAGCTGTAGATGTGGGTTTTAATCCTTGGCAGTTGGTTGTTAATCACTGTCTTCAATTAGAAGTTACCTTAATTAACCCAGATATTTATATTCAACAAGATGACCAACAACGTTGGATCACAACTACCATAGGTCCAGCTGGTAAACAGGGGTTAATTAAAACCAATTTAGATAAACTGCGGTTTCGTAATGCCAAGTTGGTGTTAGTAGGAAATCAGGTAACAAAGACACAGGATAAAAGAGGAGAAATATCTATTTCCCAGTTCCCAGTCTCCAGTCCCCAATCCCCAGTCCCTGTAGTATTATCAGGAATATATGGAACTGCTCGACTGATAGAAAATAACCGATTAATTAGGTTTGATTTAGCAGGAAAACCAGAGAATGGAGGTAGTATTTTTCTGCAAGGAGATATTCGCCCCGAAGCAAAATTAGAAGGTAAATTAAAGCTCAGAGGGAAAGATTTACTCGCCGCAGATGTTACTCGTTTAGTTAAGTTGCCACTGGATTTGCAAACAGGTCGAGTCAATGGTGATTTACAAATTCAGTTGATACCAGGGCAGCAAACTTTGTTATATGGTAGTGCTGCTTTGCAAGGGGTAACGCTGCAAATACCCAAAGTAACTCAACCATTAAGTAACAGTCAGGGAAATGTCAAGTTTCAAGGGTTGGGAATAGAGCTAGATAATGTAGTTAGTAACTATGGCAAAATTCCCTTAGCTGTTACAGGTTTAATTGATAGGGAAAATGGTTTTAAATTAGCAGGTCGTGTCAATGCGGTGAGTTTATCCCATGCCCTAGAAACGCTGAATGTTAAGTCGCCTTTTCCTTTGAGTGGTATAGTCAAGGCAGATTTGCAGATATTGGGTAAAATCTCTGCTCCGGTGCTTTCTGGTACAGTTTCTAATATCAAAACTGCTGAAGTTGATAAAGTTGATTTCCAAGAAATTAGTGGTAAATTTGAACTTTCAAGTCGTGATGCTATAATTACTCTCAAGGATATTCAAGGACAGACTACATTCGGTGGTGGTGTGACAGGAGGGGGAATAATTAAACTTGGCAACTCCCCAGAAATGAATGTTAATTTAACAGCTAAGAATGTTCCAGGGGATGTGATCGCACAACTTTATAATCTTAAACCTACATTCCAAGTCGGTACTATTTCAGCCACAGCTAACATTAACGGTCTCCCTGGTAATGTCCAAACTTTGGTAAAATGGGACGCCCCACAAGCTACCTACGCTGCTAGTGGTGAAACCATTATTAACTCTGACCGCACTATTTCCTTCCGTGATGTTGCTGTCAATATTGCTGGTAATGTGGTGCGAGGTTATGGCAGTTATAATCCTCAAGGTTGGCAAACTGTTGCTCAAGTTTCTAGTGTGAAGTTAACACCATTTATGAAAGAAGAAAAACTAGAAAATATCTCGTTAAAAGAGGCAGAATTTAACGGTAAGTTAGTGCTATCAGGAATTTCTAGACCTTTTAAAGTGACTAATATTCGTTCGGAAGGGGCTGGTATTAACGTTGCTGATGGCAGAATTGCTATATCTCGTCTTCAGTGGGAAGATAAGAATTTTGTTGCTGACTTGATAGCAAATAATGTGCGTTTAGGGCAGATATTGAAACAGTCTCCCCCGATTTTAAATAATCCCATTGCAGGAAAATTCACCATTGCAGGTAATACGGAAAATTTCAGCCTTAAGAGTTTAGGTGCTATTGGTGAAGGCAGTTTAGAAGTTGATAACGGCACAATTACCGCTAAGAATATTCAAGTTAGTAATGGTCGTTATAAGGCACAAATTCAAGCTAAAAATCTACCTTTACAGAAATTAGCAACATTTCCACCCCAACTACAAGGAATATTAGTAGGTCAGTTCAATGTTGCAGGTTCGGTTGAATCTTTTAAACCAGAAACTATTCAAGCCACAGGTCAAGGACGGCTAAATCTGGCTGGAGGAACAGTTACAGCGGCTAACTTTCAAGTAGCTAATGGTCGTTACCAAGCTGTAGTTGCTGGTTCACGTGTGGAATTAAATCGTTTCAATCAACAGTTACAAGGTCAATTTGCTGGTCAGTTACAAGTTGCAGGTCTTTTGGGTTCTGCTAAATTAGCTGATGTATGTGCTGCTGGTCAGGTGCAGTTTAGTAGGGGTATTCCGGGAATTAATTCTCCTTTAAATGCAGCAATATCTTGGAATGGTCAACAACTTACGATTCCCCAAGCCAGAACTCCAAATTTAAATGCTGGTGGTTATATTTTAGCTAATGCTCAACAACCAGGAATACCAGAAATTACTCAATTAAATCTGAATGTGCAAGCTCAGAATTTTGACCTGGAACAATTACCATTAAAATTCCCTAATGCTGTAGATGTGACAGGAAGAGTAGATTTTCGGGGACAAATTACAGGGAAGCCAACTGGACCAAATGTTGTGGGAACTCTGCGTTTAAGAAATTTACAAGTTCAGAAATTTGCCTTTGAACCATTATTAACTGGTAATATCAATTTTGTGCAGGGTGGGGGGTTGAATTTGGATGTTGCAGGTAAACGCGAGAGACTAGCAGCTAATTTAAATTCTAATAATCAAGCTAATGCTTTTTTAGTGCAGTGGCAGCAAGCATCAGCTACAGGTCAAGCAAAAGGAGATAATTGGGCAGTTAAAGTCAATAACTTCCCCTTACAAGCCTTAAATTTAAATTTACCTAATAATACTTTTTTGGGTAAAGGTGCATTAGCTGGTTTGTTAACTGGAGATTTGCAGATTAATCAACAGACATTAGCAGCGAGGGGAAATATTGCGATCGCACAACCAAAACTTGCTAGAATTAGGGGCGATCGCTTCACAACTCAATTTAACTACAACAACAATATAGCCACCTTCACGAGGAGCGAATTTACCAAAGACCAAAGCCGCTACCTATTTGATGGTACCCTCAAACAAACCACCACCAGACCACAGCTGCAAGCCAAAATAAACATCAACCAAGGCAACATTCAAGATTTACTCACAGTTGCTCAAATATTTGAACTCCAAGGCCTACAAAGAGGTTTAGCAGCACCAACTTACGGTACATCTGCGGATTTAACAACCAACCCGCCAGGTTTATCAGAACAACCTTTATTTAGTCAAATTCAGCGTCTATCGGAAATTAAGGCACTCCTAGCATTACAAGAAGAAAAATTTTTAGAATCCAAACCCATCCCAGATTTAACAGACTTAAAGGGAATATTCAACGGAGAAATTGACATTAATACTGCCACAGTCAACGGATTGGCATTACAGTTTAACTTACAAGGACAAAACTTTACTTGGGGTAGAGAAACAGAACCAAATCGTTTCTATCGTGCTGATAAAGTCATCGCTGAAGGTAGTTTTGAAAAAGGCGTTTTGCGTTTACAACCTTTACGCATTGCATCTAAAGAAAGACTAGTAGCTTTCA
It encodes the following:
- a CDS encoding DUF3110 domain-containing protein, producing MRVFVLIFNVGTDNEGIHSIRVGNRNKIMMFESEDDATRFALMLEAQDFPTPTLEGMDAEEIKEFCKSAGFDWEVVPENGDLIMPPELNVEETDWKPDSETEDNDDSFRPSPASETVQEIPNSELDSIRRKLEGLL
- a CDS encoding metal ABC transporter solute-binding protein, Zn/Mn family produces the protein MLGNYIKLTIRSRRSNILGLMTLLLLSVGILSCKESNNKTENNTQERPKVVITFLPVYLFTKAVTGDVADVEILVPPGTDIHDYQATPDNVKAIATANVLVKNGLGLEAFLTETVKNAKNTKLVEIDASTSIKVINDISPVEETNEKDHKYEHTAGNPHVWLDPVFAKQQVINIRDGLITADPGNKTTYEANAAAYIQELDNLNNEFRRTLQKTPNCTFITFHDAFPYMAKRYNLKQMAVVEIPEDQLSPADVQNAINAVKKYKVKALFSEPGIDNKLLTSLSQDLQLTVYPLNSLENGETNPQYYFQAMKDNLKNLATGCK
- a CDS encoding translocation/assembly module TamB domain-containing protein, whose product is MSNSSSQDYYTPTKSSKRLWLMILSRGGIALGAFLLLLIIGGVWRLRDFIQKELAPLAEKNLTNTLNRPIQLGQVKEFSLTGVRFAASAIPATPTDTDQATIEAVDVGFNPWQLVVNHCLQLEVTLINPDIYIQQDDQQRWITTTIGPAGKQGLIKTNLDKLRFRNAKLVLVGNQVTKTQDKRGEISISQFPVSSPQSPVPVVLSGIYGTARLIENNRLIRFDLAGKPENGGSIFLQGDIRPEAKLEGKLKLRGKDLLAADVTRLVKLPLDLQTGRVNGDLQIQLIPGQQTLLYGSAALQGVTLQIPKVTQPLSNSQGNVKFQGLGIELDNVVSNYGKIPLAVTGLIDRENGFKLAGRVNAVSLSHALETLNVKSPFPLSGIVKADLQILGKISAPVLSGTVSNIKTAEVDKVDFQEISGKFELSSRDAIITLKDIQGQTTFGGGVTGGGIIKLGNSPEMNVNLTAKNVPGDVIAQLYNLKPTFQVGTISATANINGLPGNVQTLVKWDAPQATYAASGETIINSDRTISFRDVAVNIAGNVVRGYGSYNPQGWQTVAQVSSVKLTPFMKEEKLENISLKEAEFNGKLVLSGISRPFKVTNIRSEGAGINVADGRIAISRLQWEDKNFVADLIANNVRLGQILKQSPPILNNPIAGKFTIAGNTENFSLKSLGAIGEGSLEVDNGTITAKNIQVSNGRYKAQIQAKNLPLQKLATFPPQLQGILVGQFNVAGSVESFKPETIQATGQGRLNLAGGTVTAANFQVANGRYQAVVAGSRVELNRFNQQLQGQFAGQLQVAGLLGSAKLADVCAAGQVQFSRGIPGINSPLNAAISWNGQQLTIPQARTPNLNAGGYILANAQQPGIPEITQLNLNVQAQNFDLEQLPLKFPNAVDVTGRVDFRGQITGKPTGPNVVGTLRLRNLQVQKFAFEPLLTGNINFVQGGGLNLDVAGKRERLAANLNSNNQANAFLVQWQQASATGQAKGDNWAVKVNNFPLQALNLNLPNNTFLGKGALAGLLTGDLQINQQTLAARGNIAIAQPKLARIRGDRFTTQFNYNNNIATFTRSEFTKDQSRYLFDGTLKQTTTRPQLQAKININQGNIQDLLTVAQIFELQGLQRGLAAPTYGTSADLTTNPPGLSEQPLFSQIQRLSEIKALLALQEEKFLESKPIPDLTDLKGIFNGEIDINTATVNGLALQFNLQGQNFTWGRETEPNRFYRADKVIAEGSFEKGVLRLQPLRIASKERLVAFTGNITGKEQSGKLTVKRFPIRLLNNFVKLPVGITGNLNIDAALAGSIANPQARGQLDITEGTLNQKQIESAIASFSYTNGRLNFGSHVIATGTEPVNITGNIPYKLPFASVKPDNNQISLDVQVKDEGLALLNLFTNQIAFESGEGEIDLTVRGTRQQPLVKGIASLNNATFEAQALPGKLTNVSGKAKFDFDKVLVENLQGQFSNGKVEAAGKIPIFNSQDIKIDNPLTVNLEKLALNLKSLYQGGASGNLQITGSVLQPAIGGNIELFNGQVLLTESSTSTVAKNSSESSLLAAEKQNKINDVNSGITKLNNLEIKLGKNVKIARPPVFNFLASGNLNLTGSLSDPIPEGTIKLTKGGVNLFTTQFNLARNYKHTATFRTSQPRDPDLDINLFAKVLDGIQTSELSRQVSTGLSALESVQVEATVKGPASKLNDNLELKSSPRRSQTEIVTLLGGGFVDTQGRGDSTLGLINIAGSAVFNNFQSAFNQIGDAFGLSELRLFPTILSDRPEASKSNSTLELALEAGVDISSKFSISSIKILTASDPFQWGINYRVNEEFRIRASTNLTDDSRAVIEFERRF
- the murQ gene encoding N-acetylmuramic acid 6-phosphate etherase translates to MTNLQERGHLLTEQVNPNSLNLDQLNALELVELFNHEDEKAVAAVAGAKIQLAGAIERTAERLHQGGRLFYIGAGTSGRLGVLDAAECPPTFCTPPELVQGIIAGGAGALLRSSEGLEDLAEDGESAIAQRHITQLDVVVGITAGGTTPYVHGALNAARQRGALTVFIACVPAEQVDFDADIDIRLLTGPEILAGSTRLKAGTATKLALNILSTSVMVRLGKVYGNRMVDVAVTNQKLRDRALRILQDLTGLSREAASFLLERSGKWVKLALLMHWTDLDKTAGEQLLSVHQGNLRAAVDSYKKEK
- a CDS encoding metal ABC transporter permease, with protein sequence MNLLVDIQSNLLAITNSHGLVELLGFPFMQRAIIGAVLMGILGGLLGCFVTLRQLSFFSHAVGHAALVGVALGVLLNINPTWMLLPFTLIFGVIVLYLIDKTDLASDSILSIVLSGALGIGVILTSMIKGYRGNLMAVLFGDILAIDAIDLILTLLVLVGSGIFLLSTLRSQILLTLNADVAQVQGVPVKLYRYGFVILLSLAVAVAIKAVGVLLVNAFLVIPAATAKMVTDQFSWFLLMSVLVGSSSSIAGIMVSGVFNLASGPSIVLVQFLVFVVVFTWVKLGIKAA
- a CDS encoding metal ABC transporter ATP-binding protein yields the protein MTDDQQAITLPILKVEGLTVYQGNFLAVRDVSFELFPETDTAIVGPNGAGKSTLVKAILDLIPRRSGTIEIFGRPIARLGSLRHFLGYMPQNFIFDRSFPISVTELVGLGIGEREQVIGDKKNLLFPNFWQKHTEKTAAIAAALHRTNIYRLRNQTIGTLSGGQLKRVLLAYCLVTPRKLLVLDEAFAGVDMQGAADFYALLNELKREEGWTVLQVSHDIDMVNRHCDRVLCLNQTVVCTGKPEIALSPQNLLATYGPGFTRYQHKH